From a region of the Pseudomonas fulva 12-X genome:
- a CDS encoding protein-glutamate O-methyltransferase, with the protein MQSGVWALQPVADMSANEFRDWQQLLESRLGMVVNEQRRIFLQTNLSTRMRELGIVDYAAYYRQVTDGPRGAVEWANLLDRLTVQETRFYRHPASFEVYQAYLARRGEQGLDRPLAIWSVGCSSGEEPYSLAIGASEVLGPEGRFGVTGTDISRSALAKAREGLYDGRRLQPMDEALRARYFAQQGDGRFKVLPELAARVCCARLNVLELDKAPMTGMDVIFCQNLLIYFRRWRRREILNRLAECLAPGGLLVIGVGEVVGWQHPDMLPVADERVLAYTRKG; encoded by the coding sequence ATGCAGTCAGGCGTCTGGGCCTTGCAGCCAGTGGCGGACATGTCCGCCAACGAGTTCCGCGACTGGCAACAGTTGCTGGAATCGCGCCTGGGCATGGTGGTCAACGAACAGCGCCGCATCTTCCTGCAGACCAACCTGAGCACGCGCATGCGCGAGCTGGGCATCGTCGACTACGCCGCCTACTACCGGCAGGTCACCGATGGCCCGCGCGGCGCTGTGGAGTGGGCCAATCTGCTGGATCGGCTGACCGTTCAGGAGACCCGCTTCTACCGGCATCCGGCGTCGTTCGAGGTGTACCAGGCGTACCTCGCTCGGCGTGGCGAGCAGGGGCTGGACAGGCCCCTGGCGATCTGGAGCGTGGGCTGTTCCAGCGGCGAGGAGCCCTATTCGCTGGCCATCGGCGCCAGCGAAGTGCTGGGCCCGGAAGGCCGCTTCGGTGTTACCGGCACCGATATCAGCCGCAGCGCCCTGGCCAAGGCACGGGAAGGTTTGTACGACGGACGCAGGCTGCAACCCATGGATGAAGCGCTGCGTGCGCGCTATTTCGCGCAGCAGGGCGATGGACGCTTCAAGGTTTTGCCGGAACTGGCCGCACGTGTGTGCTGCGCCAGGCTCAACGTGCTGGAGTTGGACAAGGCGCCAATGACCGGCATGGACGTTATTTTTTGCCAGAACTTGCTGATCTATTTCCGCCGCTGGCGACGCCGCGAGATCCTCAACCGCCTGGCCGAGTGCCTGGCGCCGGGTGGCTTGCTGGTGATCGGGGTGGGCGAAGTGGTCGGTTGGCAGCACCCGGACATGCTTCCGGTGGCCGATGAGCGAGTGCTGGCGTATACCCGCAAGGGCTAA
- a CDS encoding methyl-accepting chemotaxis protein — MKKVISNNVLAGTRVGGLVAGLFVVLIVSIVMLFANFAYMNTQSNHDTEYLGHAGELRVLSQRIAKDATESAAGKAEAFALLRDARNDFQTRWAYLTDGNAQSGLPAAPADVQAQMAAVQQDWDALRQNADAILASEQTVLSLHQVAATLAETIPQLQVEYEEVVDILLESGAPAAQVSVAQRQSLLAERILGSVNKVLAGDQDSVQAADMFGRDASLFGRVLSAMQEGNAAMEITKVSDQEALERLGEISELFEFVSGSVDEILETSPELFQVRESANTIFTVSQTLLDKASALSAGFEGLADGRSLNTIAGYVLGALALGSILIIGLVMVQETNRRLAETAEKNERNQTAILRLLDEIADLADGDLTVAATVTEDFTGAIADSINYSIDQLRDLVATINMTAVQVAGAAQETQATAMHLAEASEHQAQEIAGASAAINEMAVSIDQVSANASESSAVAERSVAIANKGNEVVHNTITGMDNIREQIQDTSKRIKRLGESSQEIGDIVSLINDIADQTNILALNAAIQASMAGDAGRGFAVVADEVQRLAERSSGATKQIEALVKTIQTDTNEAVISMEQTTSEVVRGARLAQDAGVALEEIEKVSKTLAALIQNISNAARQQASSAGHISNTMNVIQEITSQTSSGTTATAKSIGNLAKMASEMRNSVSGFTLPHDGEQA, encoded by the coding sequence ATGAAAAAAGTAATCTCCAACAACGTGCTGGCGGGGACACGGGTCGGTGGGCTCGTGGCCGGGCTGTTCGTCGTCCTGATCGTTTCGATCGTGATGCTGTTCGCCAACTTCGCGTACATGAACACGCAGAGTAACCACGATACCGAATACCTCGGTCACGCCGGTGAGCTGCGCGTTCTGTCCCAGCGTATCGCCAAGGACGCCACCGAATCCGCCGCGGGCAAGGCCGAAGCCTTCGCGCTGTTGCGCGATGCCCGTAACGACTTCCAGACCCGCTGGGCCTACCTGACCGATGGCAATGCGCAGAGCGGCCTGCCAGCAGCGCCCGCTGATGTACAGGCGCAGATGGCTGCCGTGCAGCAGGACTGGGACGCGCTGCGCCAGAACGCCGACGCCATCCTGGCCAGCGAACAGACCGTTCTGTCGCTGCACCAGGTTGCTGCCACCCTTGCCGAAACCATTCCGCAACTGCAGGTCGAGTACGAGGAAGTGGTCGACATCCTGCTGGAAAGCGGAGCGCCGGCGGCCCAGGTCTCGGTGGCCCAGCGCCAGTCGCTGCTCGCCGAACGTATTCTCGGCTCGGTGAACAAGGTGCTGGCCGGTGACCAGGATTCGGTACAGGCCGCCGACATGTTCGGCCGCGACGCCAGCCTGTTCGGCCGCGTACTGAGCGCCATGCAGGAAGGTAACGCCGCCATGGAAATCACCAAGGTCAGCGACCAGGAAGCCCTGGAACGCCTCGGTGAGATTTCCGAGCTGTTCGAATTCGTATCCGGTTCGGTGGACGAGATTCTCGAGACCTCGCCCGAACTGTTCCAGGTTCGTGAATCGGCCAACACCATCTTTACCGTTTCGCAAACCCTGCTCGACAAGGCCTCGGCGCTATCGGCGGGTTTCGAAGGCCTGGCCGACGGTCGTTCGCTGAACACCATCGCCGGCTACGTGCTGGGCGCCTTGGCGCTGGGTTCGATTCTGATCATCGGCCTGGTGATGGTGCAGGAGACCAACCGTCGACTGGCCGAAACCGCCGAGAAGAACGAGCGTAACCAGACCGCGATTCTGCGTCTGCTCGATGAGATCGCCGACCTCGCCGACGGTGACCTGACGGTGGCCGCGACGGTAACCGAAGACTTCACCGGTGCGATTGCCGACTCCATCAACTACTCCATCGACCAGCTGCGCGACCTGGTCGCGACGATCAACATGACCGCCGTCCAGGTAGCGGGCGCTGCTCAGGAAACCCAGGCCACCGCCATGCACCTGGCCGAAGCGTCCGAGCACCAGGCCCAGGAAATCGCCGGCGCCTCTGCCGCAATCAACGAAATGGCCGTGTCGATCGACCAGGTATCGGCGAACGCCTCGGAATCCTCCGCGGTAGCGGAACGTTCCGTAGCCATCGCCAACAAGGGCAACGAAGTCGTACACAACACCATCACCGGCATGGACAACATCCGTGAGCAGATCCAGGACACCTCCAAGCGAATCAAGCGCCTTGGTGAATCGTCCCAGGAGATCGGTGACATCGTAAGCCTCATCAACGACATCGCCGACCAGACCAACATCCTCGCTCTTAACGCCGCGATCCAGGCCTCCATGGCCGGTGACGCAGGCCGAGGCTTCGCCGTGGTAGCGGACGAGGTACAACGCCTCGCCGAACGCTCCTCCGGCGCGACCAAGCAGATCGAGGCGCTGGTAAAGACCATTCAGACCGACACCAACGAAGCGGTTATCTCCATGGAACAGACCACCTCCGAGGTGGTACGCGGTGCTCGCCTGGCGCAGGACGCCGGTGTGGCCCTGGAAGAGATCGAGAAGGTATCCAAGACTCTCGCGGCGCTGATCCAGAACATTTCCAACGCGGCACGTCAGCAGGCATCGTCTGCCGGCCACATCTCCAACACCATGAACGTGATTCAGGAGATCACCTCGCAAACCTCGTCCGGTACCACCGCCACCGCCAAGAGCATTGGTAACCTGGCCAAGATGGCCAGTGAAATGCGCAATTCGGTGTCCGGTTTCACCCTGCCACACGACGGCGAGCAGGCGTGA
- a CDS encoding chemotaxis protein CheW produces MSETRTPFQILLGIEQRCRALAAGLPSQQVAVQTWSGIGFRMGERFFVAPMGEVGEVLHEPRHTLLPGVKSWVKGVANVRGRLLPVMDLCGFFGGELSPLRKQRRVLVVDHHDIFAGLTVDEVFGMQHFAVDTFSEQLPALEASIAPFIHGVFQREQPWLVFSPHALAQAPEFVDVAYR; encoded by the coding sequence ATGTCAGAGACACGCACCCCCTTTCAGATCCTTCTCGGTATCGAGCAGCGTTGCCGTGCGTTGGCAGCGGGCTTGCCATCGCAGCAGGTGGCGGTGCAGACCTGGAGTGGCATTGGCTTTCGCATGGGCGAGCGGTTTTTCGTCGCACCGATGGGTGAGGTCGGTGAAGTGTTGCACGAGCCACGGCATACCTTGCTGCCCGGCGTAAAAAGCTGGGTAAAGGGCGTGGCCAACGTGCGCGGACGATTGCTGCCGGTGATGGACCTGTGCGGCTTTTTCGGCGGCGAGCTGTCGCCGCTGCGCAAGCAGCGGCGGGTGCTGGTGGTCGATCACCATGACATCTTCGCCGGCCTTACGGTCGACGAGGTGTTCGGGATGCAGCATTTTGCGGTGGATACCTTCTCCGAGCAGTTGCCAGCGCTCGAGGCGTCCATCGCGCCATTCATTCACGGAGTGTTCCAGCGCGAGCAGCCCTGGTTGGTGTTCAGCCCTCATGCGCTGGCCCAGGCACCCGAGTTTGTGGACGTGGCATACAGATAG
- a CDS encoding Hpt domain-containing protein: MGDRHDYVALEWVKGEIAETLKQARQALEAFVENPQDSTRMRFCQTYVHQVHGTLQMVEFFGAALLAEEMEHLSQALIDGRVANQGEALEVLMQAILQLPVYLDRIQTARRDLPMVVLPLLNDLRAARGEKLLSETSLFSPDLSARTAALSAESLTQLRTAELPALLRKLRQMLQVALVGVIRQQDMDTNLGYMARVFARLETLCKSSPLESLWQIASGVVEGLSNGSIANGTSVRTLLRQVDKELKRLTEQGADGINQAAPDELTKNLLFYVAKASPQSPRNQVLRERYNLDEALPDHDVVDEERARLAGPDRDAMRSVVGALCEELVRVKDSLDLFVRSDRAQVNELQNLLVPLKQIADTLAVLGFAQPRKVIVDQLDVVRALTEGAQSPSDAVLMDVAGALLYVEATLTGMVGQNDGNKREESHLPTTDVGQIHQLVIKEARTGLEQAKDAIIEFIASQWNHDHLARVPELLTQVRGGLAMIPLERAAALLNACNRYIQEQLLARKAVPNWQNLDTLADAITSVEYYLERLSEDHATQGDLILDVAEESLGALGYPLQEAPSILDAPAEDEPAPLDDPLHDIDVLAAPAIDRAEADVVDEPVAELPVLDEPAFEQPQLVSEPVDLAADMADTHWPHEEQAAESLVSQPSELPELHAEVIEPGEQATETLIETAEADSWSVDDQPQALTPEPVDAATDPYALDLSELDDDPYADAKAAVADDAWSLDDAELLDEAPSTAKQDDDFLLSAEPLELGELETLPVAEQSASVADDEWSFELDDQPAAAPEPHGRAEDELWSLDELQSDLESVDAEPTVAELPALDLPNQGFEEQPLELESLDLDAGDEPQWNEVDLDDLQLPEVELPGLPEAPVVEEPAAEKPLSMADVMAAPVQAINPPAADVPPSLLPPPADEEPIDEELREVFIEEAGEVLETIAEFLPRWCADTEDREALTEIRRAFHTLKGSGRMVRALVIGELAWSIENLLNRVLDRSILPGDEVKQVINQVVALTPELVDEFAAQAQRQRDDVDRLAADAHALAKGLSLPKHDAPAAAVAEPAGEIEAAAPVHPEPAHEEPAGLDPQLLEIFRNEAEAHLDTLAAFLDDCAREMPQPVTDDLQRALHTLKGSAYMAGILPMAEVAAPLEKMVKEFKVNLVPLDLAEAEVLVEAQALFRQGLAQLESDPLRPIPGTDAFLERVRQLHEQRLEHAQSQRQDEHGESRDPQLISIFLAEGMDILLDAEDLLRRWRTQPSERQELNTLLEELTTLGRGAEMAELPQIDELCEVLLDIYGAVEDGSLAVSERFFDEAEHAHEVLVSMMDQVAAGLEVTASPECVAALRALLDEALDPAKLALLSGDVPGLQVVELEEATRALEASEVADEPLEEAVNAAESDDNELESIFLEEAVDILDSAAGNLQRWLAEPDNRSLASSLQRDMHTLKGGANMAGVTPISALAHELEALYEGLVDRRYGVSPFATDSVQQGHARLGDMLASLQAHQPAQPADELVEAIRQFRHRGGQNEQPGEPEGPVVAEPVEHPDAWPEPEAPAAEPVAEIVEPPVVRAEPAPQATVHSDRDPELVEIFLEEGFDIIDSAGAALTHWMDDVDNSLDLESLQRDLHTLKGGARMAEIREIGDLAHELEFLYEDLGNGRLRPSPMLFELLHACHDRLAEMLDAVRSQRVVPNGDELIETIRRLRANPDEQLSMPRAVPMHAAPQEAFDADGDEILDIFLEEADDLLEAMEAGIGRWEERRDDASCIDDLLRILHTLKGGARLAGQKQLGDQSHDLEQHLTEAQTQGAPWPDSLFLDVQSGFEGLQKSLDELRLRLQQQPEDERPVAEPQQPQPVVRAATSIVAASEQPVVANENRVLPFVQRAEVAAEEAAARRAPQELVKVPADLLEGLVNLAGETSIFRGRVEQQVSDFGFTLSEMEATIDRVRDQLRRLDTETQAQILSRYQAEAERAGYEEFDPLEMDRHSQLQQLSRALFESASDLLDLKETLASRNRDAETLLLQQARVNTELQEGLMRTRMVPFDRLVPRLRRIVRQVASELGKQVEFTVGNADGEMDRTVLERIVAPLEHMLRNAVDHGIEGAAVRAKAGKPEQGSIRLELGREGGDIVLTLSDDGAGINLDAVRRKAIERGLMDAGSDLSEHEILQFILEAGFSTAEKVTQISGRGVGMDVVNAEVKQLGGSMSIDSVIGEGTTFRIRLPFTVSVNRALMVLSGEDLYAIPLNTIEGIVRVSPYELESYYGPDAPRFEYAGQAYELRYLGDLLNNGQHPKLVGQSLPLPVILVRSSEHAVAVQVDSLAGSREIVVKSLGPQFATVPGISGATILGDGRVVVILDLLATIRELHAHLQYQVRPRLSADAGAVAEVEVERPTLVMVVDDSVTVRKVTSRLLERNGMNVLTAKDGVDAIAQLQEHRPDIMLLDIEMPRMDGFEVANLIRHDEGLKDLPIIMITSRTGEKHRERAMSIGVNEYLGKPYQESLLLDSIEKWTKRP; this comes from the coding sequence ATGGGTGATCGGCACGACTATGTCGCCCTGGAGTGGGTCAAGGGCGAAATCGCGGAAACCCTGAAGCAGGCGCGACAGGCACTGGAGGCGTTCGTCGAGAATCCGCAGGATTCGACGCGCATGCGTTTCTGCCAGACCTACGTGCATCAGGTTCACGGCACCCTGCAGATGGTCGAGTTCTTCGGCGCGGCCTTGCTCGCCGAGGAGATGGAGCACCTGTCCCAGGCGCTGATCGACGGCCGCGTGGCCAATCAGGGCGAAGCGCTGGAAGTGCTGATGCAGGCCATCCTGCAGCTGCCGGTGTATCTGGACCGCATCCAGACCGCTCGCCGTGACCTGCCCATGGTGGTGCTGCCGCTGCTCAACGACCTGCGCGCCGCGCGGGGCGAGAAGCTGCTGTCGGAAACTAGCCTGTTCTCTCCGGATCTGTCCGCCCGCACTGCGGCGCTGTCCGCCGAATCCCTGACCCAGCTGCGCACCGCCGAGCTGCCAGCGCTGCTGCGCAAGCTGCGGCAGATGTTGCAGGTGGCGCTGGTTGGCGTGATTCGCCAGCAGGACATGGACACCAATCTCGGTTACATGGCGCGGGTGTTTGCGCGCCTGGAAACCCTGTGCAAGAGCTCGCCACTGGAATCCTTGTGGCAGATCGCCTCCGGCGTCGTCGAAGGGCTGTCCAACGGCAGCATCGCCAACGGCACCTCGGTGCGCACGCTGTTGCGTCAGGTCGACAAGGAGCTCAAGCGCCTGACCGAACAGGGCGCCGATGGCATCAACCAGGCCGCTCCGGACGAACTCACCAAGAACCTGCTGTTCTACGTCGCCAAGGCCTCGCCGCAGTCGCCGCGCAATCAGGTGCTGCGCGAGCGCTACAACCTCGACGAAGCGCTGCCCGACCATGATGTGGTCGATGAAGAACGTGCCCGCCTGGCCGGCCCCGACCGCGATGCCATGCGCTCGGTGGTCGGCGCGCTCTGTGAAGAGCTGGTGCGGGTCAAGGACAGCCTCGACCTGTTCGTGCGCAGCGACCGCGCCCAGGTCAACGAACTGCAGAACCTGCTGGTGCCGCTCAAGCAGATCGCCGACACCCTGGCGGTGCTCGGCTTCGCCCAGCCGCGCAAGGTCATCGTCGACCAGCTCGACGTGGTGCGCGCCCTGACCGAGGGCGCCCAGTCGCCGAGCGACGCCGTGCTGATGGATGTGGCCGGCGCGCTGCTCTACGTCGAAGCGACCCTGACCGGCATGGTCGGCCAGAACGACGGCAACAAGCGTGAAGAAAGCCACCTGCCGACCACCGATGTCGGGCAGATCCACCAGCTGGTGATCAAGGAAGCGCGCACCGGCCTGGAACAGGCCAAGGACGCGATCATCGAGTTCATCGCCTCGCAGTGGAACCACGACCACCTGGCCCGCGTGCCGGAGTTGCTGACCCAGGTGCGTGGCGGTCTGGCGATGATCCCGCTGGAGCGCGCCGCGGCGCTGCTCAATGCCTGCAACCGCTATATCCAGGAGCAGCTGCTGGCCCGCAAGGCGGTGCCGAACTGGCAGAACCTCGACACCCTGGCCGATGCCATCACCAGCGTCGAGTACTACCTGGAGCGTCTGTCCGAAGACCACGCCACCCAGGGCGATCTGATTCTCGACGTCGCCGAGGAAAGCCTCGGTGCGCTGGGCTATCCGCTGCAGGAAGCGCCGTCGATTCTCGATGCGCCTGCCGAGGACGAGCCGGCGCCGCTGGACGACCCGCTGCACGATATCGACGTGCTGGCCGCTCCCGCTATCGACCGCGCCGAGGCGGACGTAGTGGACGAGCCGGTCGCTGAGCTGCCCGTGCTGGACGAGCCGGCTTTCGAACAGCCGCAGCTGGTCAGCGAGCCGGTCGATCTGGCTGCCGATATGGCCGATACACACTGGCCGCATGAGGAACAAGCCGCCGAGTCCCTGGTTTCGCAGCCAAGCGAACTGCCTGAACTGCATGCCGAGGTGATCGAGCCCGGCGAGCAGGCGACCGAGACGCTGATCGAGACGGCTGAGGCCGACAGCTGGTCGGTCGACGATCAACCCCAGGCGCTGACGCCTGAGCCGGTCGACGCCGCGACCGACCCCTACGCACTCGACCTGAGCGAACTGGACGACGACCCCTACGCCGATGCCAAGGCCGCGGTGGCCGACGACGCCTGGTCGCTGGATGACGCCGAGCTGCTGGACGAAGCGCCGAGCACCGCGAAGCAGGATGACGACTTCCTGCTCTCCGCCGAGCCGCTGGAGCTTGGTGAGCTGGAGACTTTGCCGGTCGCCGAGCAATCCGCTTCCGTAGCCGATGACGAGTGGTCCTTCGAGCTCGATGATCAGCCGGCCGCCGCGCCCGAGCCGCACGGCCGTGCCGAGGACGAGCTGTGGTCGTTGGACGAGCTGCAAAGCGATCTCGAATCTGTCGATGCCGAGCCGACCGTCGCCGAGTTGCCGGCCCTCGATCTGCCGAACCAGGGTTTCGAAGAGCAGCCGCTGGAACTGGAATCCCTGGATCTGGATGCCGGCGACGAGCCGCAGTGGAACGAAGTCGACCTCGACGACCTGCAACTGCCAGAAGTCGAGCTGCCCGGCCTGCCCGAAGCGCCTGTTGTCGAGGAGCCGGCTGCCGAGAAACCGCTGTCCATGGCCGACGTGATGGCCGCGCCTGTGCAGGCGATCAACCCGCCTGCGGCGGATGTGCCGCCCAGCCTGCTGCCGCCGCCTGCCGATGAAGAGCCCATCGATGAAGAACTGCGTGAGGTCTTTATCGAGGAAGCTGGCGAGGTGCTGGAAACCATCGCCGAATTCCTGCCGCGCTGGTGTGCCGACACCGAGGACCGTGAGGCCCTGACCGAAATTCGCCGCGCCTTCCACACCCTCAAGGGCAGTGGCCGCATGGTGCGCGCGCTGGTCATCGGCGAGCTGGCCTGGTCCATCGAAAACCTGCTCAACCGCGTGCTCGATCGCAGCATCCTGCCGGGTGACGAGGTCAAGCAGGTGATCAACCAGGTCGTGGCGCTGACGCCCGAGCTGGTCGACGAGTTCGCCGCCCAGGCCCAGCGTCAGCGTGACGATGTCGACCGCCTGGCAGCCGACGCCCACGCGCTGGCCAAAGGGCTTAGCCTCCCAAAGCATGACGCCCCGGCTGCTGCGGTAGCCGAGCCCGCGGGCGAGATCGAGGCTGCCGCACCTGTCCATCCGGAGCCTGCGCACGAAGAACCGGCAGGGCTCGACCCGCAGTTGCTGGAGATCTTCCGCAACGAGGCGGAGGCCCACCTCGACACCCTGGCCGCATTCCTCGACGACTGCGCCCGGGAGATGCCGCAGCCGGTCACCGACGACCTGCAGCGCGCCCTGCACACCCTCAAGGGCAGCGCCTACATGGCCGGCATTCTGCCGATGGCGGAAGTGGCGGCGCCGCTGGAGAAGATGGTCAAGGAGTTCAAGGTCAACCTGGTGCCGCTGGACCTGGCCGAAGCCGAGGTGCTGGTCGAAGCCCAGGCGCTGTTCCGCCAGGGCCTGGCCCAGCTGGAAAGCGACCCGCTGCGCCCGATCCCTGGCACCGACGCGTTCTTGGAGCGCGTTCGCCAGCTGCACGAGCAGCGCCTCGAACACGCCCAGAGCCAGCGCCAGGACGAACATGGCGAGAGCCGCGATCCGCAGCTGATCAGCATCTTCCTGGCCGAAGGCATGGACATCCTGCTCGACGCCGAAGACCTGCTGCGCCGCTGGCGCACGCAGCCATCCGAGCGCCAGGAACTCAATACCCTGCTGGAAGAGCTGACCACCCTGGGCCGCGGCGCGGAAATGGCCGAGCTGCCGCAGATCGACGAACTCTGCGAGGTGCTGCTGGATATCTACGGCGCCGTGGAAGACGGCAGCCTGGCGGTCAGCGAGCGATTCTTCGACGAAGCCGAGCACGCCCACGAAGTGCTGGTCAGCATGATGGATCAGGTCGCGGCCGGCCTCGAAGTCACGGCCAGCCCCGAGTGCGTGGCCGCCCTGCGCGCGCTGCTCGACGAAGCGCTGGATCCGGCCAAGCTGGCCCTGCTGTCCGGCGACGTGCCGGGCCTGCAGGTGGTCGAGCTGGAGGAGGCGACCCGTGCACTGGAAGCATCTGAAGTAGCCGACGAGCCGCTCGAAGAAGCCGTAAACGCAGCAGAATCGGACGACAACGAACTGGAGTCGATCTTCCTCGAAGAGGCGGTGGACATCCTCGACAGCGCCGCCGGCAATCTGCAGCGCTGGCTGGCCGAGCCGGACAACCGCAGCCTGGCCTCGTCGCTGCAGCGCGACATGCACACCCTCAAGGGCGGCGCCAACATGGCCGGCGTGACGCCGATCAGCGCCCTGGCCCATGAGCTGGAAGCCCTTTACGAAGGCCTCGTGGATCGCCGTTACGGCGTTTCCCCGTTCGCCACCGACAGCGTGCAGCAGGGCCATGCACGGCTTGGCGATATGCTCGCCAGCCTGCAGGCACATCAGCCGGCGCAGCCTGCCGATGAGCTGGTCGAAGCCATTCGCCAATTCCGCCATCGCGGCGGCCAGAACGAGCAACCCGGCGAGCCTGAGGGTCCGGTCGTGGCCGAGCCGGTCGAGCACCCGGATGCCTGGCCGGAGCCCGAAGCGCCGGCCGCCGAGCCCGTCGCGGAAATCGTCGAGCCGCCGGTGGTACGTGCTGAGCCCGCTCCGCAAGCCACGGTGCACAGCGACCGCGACCCCGAGCTGGTGGAGATCTTTCTCGAGGAAGGCTTCGACATCATCGACAGCGCCGGCGCGGCCCTGACGCACTGGATGGACGACGTCGACAACAGCCTCGATCTGGAATCCCTGCAGCGCGACCTGCACACCCTCAAGGGCGGTGCGCGGATGGCCGAGATCCGTGAGATCGGCGATCTGGCCCACGAGCTGGAGTTCCTCTACGAGGATCTCGGTAACGGCCGCCTGCGCCCCAGCCCGATGCTCTTCGAGCTGCTGCACGCCTGCCACGACCGCCTCGCCGAAATGCTCGACGCGGTGCGCTCGCAGCGCGTGGTACCGAACGGCGACGAGTTGATCGAAACCATTCGCCGCCTGCGTGCCAACCCGGACGAGCAACTGAGCATGCCGCGCGCCGTGCCGATGCATGCCGCGCCGCAGGAAGCGTTCGATGCCGATGGCGACGAAATCCTCGATATCTTCCTGGAAGAAGCCGATGACCTGCTCGAAGCCATGGAAGCCGGCATCGGCCGCTGGGAAGAGCGCCGTGACGATGCTAGCTGCATCGACGACCTGCTGCGCATCCTGCACACCCTCAAGGGTGGTGCCCGCCTGGCCGGGCAGAAGCAGCTGGGCGACCAGAGCCATGACCTGGAACAGCACCTGACCGAAGCCCAGACGCAAGGCGCGCCCTGGCCGGACAGCCTGTTCCTCGACGTGCAGTCTGGCTTCGAAGGCCTGCAGAAGAGCCTCGACGAGCTGCGTCTGCGTCTGCAGCAGCAACCCGAGGACGAACGACCAGTCGCCGAGCCGCAGCAGCCACAGCCGGTGGTACGCGCCGCGACCTCCATCGTCGCCGCCAGCGAGCAGCCGGTGGTCGCGAACGAAAACCGCGTGCTGCCCTTCGTGCAGCGCGCCGAAGTGGCTGCCGAAGAGGCCGCCGCGCGGCGTGCCCCGCAGGAACTGGTCAAGGTGCCCGCCGATCTGCTCGAAGGCCTGGTCAACCTGGCCGGTGAGACCTCGATCTTCCGTGGCCGTGTGGAGCAGCAGGTCAGCGACTTCGGTTTCACCCTGAGCGAGATGGAAGCCACCATCGACCGGGTGCGCGACCAGCTGCGCCGTCTGGACACCGAAACCCAGGCGCAGATCCTCAGCCGCTACCAGGCCGAGGCCGAGCGCGCCGGTTACGAGGAGTTCGACCCGCTGGAGATGGACCGCCATTCCCAGCTGCAGCAGCTGTCGCGGGCGCTGTTCGAGTCGGCCTCCGACTTGCTGGACCTCAAGGAAACCCTGGCCTCGCGTAACCGCGATGCGGAAACCCTGTTGCTGCAACAGGCACGGGTCAACACCGAGCTTCAGGAAGGCCTGATGCGCACGCGCATGGTGCCGTTCGACCGCCTGGTGCCGCGCCTGCGTCGTATCGTGCGGCAGGTGGCCAGCGAGCTCGGCAAGCAGGTCGAGTTCACCGTCGGCAACGCCGATGGCGAGATGGACCGCACGGTGCTGGAGCGCATCGTCGCGCCTCTGGAACATATGCTGCGCAATGCCGTCGACCACGGTATCGAAGGCGCCGCGGTACGCGCCAAGGCCGGCAAGCCGGAGCAGGGCAGCATCCGCCTGGAACTGGGCCGCGAAGGTGGCGACATCGTGCTGACGCTCAGTGACGACGGCGCTGGCATCAACCTTGATGCGGTGCGCCGCAAGGCCATCGAGCGTGGGTTGATGGACGCCGGCTCCGACCTCAGTGAGCACGAGATCCTGCAGTTCATCCTCGAAGCGGGCTTCTCCACCGCCGAGAAGGTCACGCAGATTTCCGGGCGTGGCGTTGGCATGGATGTGGTCAACGCCGAGGTCAAGCAGCTCGGCGGCTCGATGAGCATCGATTCGGTCATCGGCGAAGGCACCACCTTCCGCATCCGCCTGCCGTTCACCGTATCGGTCAACCGCGCGCTGATGGTGTTGTCCGGCGAAGACCTGTACGCCATTCCGCTCAACACCATCGAAGGTATCGTGCGGGTTTCGCCGTACGAGCTGGAAAGCTACTACGGCCCCGATGCGCCGCGTTTCGAGTACGCCGGCCAGGCTTACGAACTGCGCTACTTGGGCGACCTGCTCAACAACGGCCAGCATCCCAAACTGGTCGGTCAGAGCCTGCCGTTGCCGGTGATCCTGGTGCGCTCCAGCGAGCACGCCGTGGCCGTGCAGGTGGACTCCCTGGCCGGCTCGCGGGAGATCGTGGTGAAGAGCCTCGGCCCGCAGTTCGCCACGGTGCCGGGTATTTCCGGTGCGACCATCCTCGGCGACGGCCGCGTGGTGGTGATTCTCGACCTGCTGGCGACCATCCGCGAACTGCACGCCCACCTGCAGTATCAGGTGCGGCCGCGTCTGTCGGCCGATGCTGGCGCCGTGGCAGAGGTCGAGGTCGAGCGTCCGACCCTGGTCATGGTGGTGGACGACTCGGTCACCGTGCGCAAGGTCACCAGCCGCCTACTGGAACGCAACGGCATGAACGTGCTGACCGCCAAGGACGGGGTCGACGCCATCGCCCAGCTGCAGGAGCATCGCCCCGACATCATGTTGCTGGACATCGAGATGCCACGCATGGACGGCTTCGAGGTCGCCAACCTGATTCGCCACGATGAAGGCCTCAAGGATCTGCCGATCATCATGATCACCTCGCGTACCGGTGAGAAACACCGCGAGCGGGCGATGAGCATCGGCGTCAACGAGTACCTCGGCAAGCCGTACCAGGAGTCGCTGCTGCTCGACTCCATCGAGAAGTGGACGAAACGACCATGA